In Flavobacterium cerinum, one genomic interval encodes:
- a CDS encoding 2-hydroxyacid dehydrogenase gives MKQPVKILHIDSNHPVLWDRLEAAGFENHEDYKSSKEAVETKIHEYHGIVIRSRFKIDSHFLDKATNLKFIARVGAGLESIDCDYAMQKGVHLIAAPEGNRNAVGEHALGMLLSLLNKLNKADREVRNGHWNREANRGQELDGKTVGIIGYGNMGKSFAKKLRGFDVEVLCYDILDHVGDANARQVSLLELQKKADVLSLHTPWTPETDKMITIDFINAFSKPFWFINTARGNSVVTADLMTALIQGKVLGAGLDVLEYEKLSFENLFTDDNTPEALQYLLQADNVLLTPHIAGWTVESKEKLAQVIVDKIIKCCKDE, from the coding sequence ATGAAACAACCGGTAAAAATTCTGCATATCGATAGTAATCACCCTGTTTTATGGGATAGGCTGGAAGCGGCCGGTTTTGAAAACCATGAAGATTATAAATCATCAAAAGAAGCTGTTGAAACCAAGATTCACGAATACCACGGAATTGTGATCCGAAGCCGTTTTAAAATTGATAGCCACTTTTTGGATAAAGCAACTAATTTAAAGTTTATTGCCCGTGTTGGCGCCGGATTGGAGAGTATCGATTGTGATTATGCGATGCAAAAAGGCGTGCATTTAATCGCTGCTCCGGAAGGAAACCGGAATGCGGTAGGAGAACATGCGCTTGGGATGCTATTATCGCTTCTGAACAAGCTTAATAAGGCGGATCGGGAAGTGCGCAACGGACATTGGAATCGGGAAGCAAATCGCGGACAGGAGCTTGATGGTAAAACGGTGGGAATTATCGGTTACGGAAACATGGGGAAATCATTTGCAAAAAAACTAAGAGGTTTTGATGTGGAAGTTTTGTGTTATGATATCCTGGATCATGTAGGTGATGCTAATGCGCGTCAGGTTTCTTTATTGGAACTGCAGAAAAAAGCCGATGTGCTGAGTTTACATACACCCTGGACTCCTGAAACGGATAAAATGATTACAATTGATTTTATTAATGCATTTTCGAAACCGTTTTGGTTTATTAATACGGCTAGAGGAAACAGTGTGGTTACTGCCGATTTAATGACTGCATTAATTCAGGGGAAGGTTCTGGGTGCCGGATTGGATGTGTTGGAATATGAAAAGCTATCTTTTGAAAATTTATTTACAGATGATAATACACCGGAAGCACTGCAATATCTGCTTCAGGCGGATAATGTATTGCTAACGCCACATATTGCCGGATGGACAGTTGAAAGCAAAGAAAAGCTGGCACAGGTTATAGTGGATAAGATTATAAAATGCTGCAAAGATGAATAA
- a CDS encoding OmpA family protein, protein MIKKMSIGVLALALSTSCVSKKLYTDLETKYADLKKENRQLSDENTTLTKDKNQLDLLSKDLQSQLDKLKAERDKLASDYAAAQNSLKTLQSSYKALEKNSDDALKSNMDKNRELLAQLEAKEKALAAEKDRLEKLKNDLKDRSDRVNELENMIAEKEASMKRLKETLSKALNAFEGKGLTVEHKNGKVYVSMENKLLFGTGSWAVGTEGRKAVVAVGKVLGDNPDITVLIEGHTDNDKYAGAVGAVENNWDLSTKRATAIVNILAENKAIDKKNLTAAGRGEYAPIASNDTAEGKAKNRRIEIILTPKLDEISKMLNDIN, encoded by the coding sequence ATGATTAAAAAAATGTCCATTGGAGTGTTGGCTTTGGCCTTATCAACTTCATGTGTTTCTAAAAAACTATACACTGATTTAGAGACAAAATATGCCGATCTGAAAAAAGAAAACCGTCAGTTGTCTGATGAAAATACTACGCTGACTAAAGATAAAAATCAACTGGATTTATTGTCGAAAGATTTACAATCGCAATTAGATAAGTTAAAAGCGGAACGTGATAAACTGGCTTCGGATTATGCTGCTGCTCAAAACAGCTTAAAAACCTTACAGTCGTCCTACAAAGCTTTAGAGAAAAACAGTGACGATGCGTTAAAAAGTAACATGGATAAAAACCGTGAATTGCTGGCGCAGTTAGAGGCTAAAGAAAAAGCATTGGCGGCTGAAAAAGACCGATTGGAAAAGTTGAAAAACGACTTGAAGGATCGTTCTGACCGTGTGAACGAACTGGAAAACATGATTGCTGAAAAAGAAGCTTCAATGAAACGACTAAAAGAAACATTGTCGAAAGCTTTGAATGCATTTGAAGGTAAAGGATTAACAGTGGAACATAAAAACGGAAAAGTTTACGTTTCTATGGAAAATAAATTGTTATTCGGAACCGGAAGTTGGGCTGTCGGAACCGAAGGAAGAAAAGCAGTTGTGGCTGTTGGAAAAGTTTTAGGGGATAATCCGGATATTACAGTATTGATCGAAGGACACACGGATAATGATAAATATGCCGGTGCTGTTGGAGCTGTAGAAAACAACTGGGATTTATCAACGAAAAGAGCTACAGCTATTGTGAACATTCTGGCAGAAAACAAAGCAATCGACAAGAAGAATCTGACCGCTGCCGGTAGAGGTGAATATGCACCGATTGCTTCAAATGATACAGCTGAAGGGAAAGCAAAAAACAGAAGAATCGAAATTATTCTGACTCCGAAACTGGATGAAATTTCAAAAATGCTTAACGATATCAACTAA
- a CDS encoding DUF2752 domain-containing protein produces the protein MTFQNEHNHLDNAQSLCPFKMLTGFPCPGCGITKSLVYIYEGDIVKSLHFHLFGPFVFVLCVLAIIILSVELFTGKSYFRTLFYSKKVAYFLAVILVVYHIIRLYYFVADHTFDDILRQSIWK, from the coding sequence TTGACATTTCAAAATGAGCACAATCATCTGGATAATGCCCAGTCATTGTGTCCGTTTAAAATGCTGACCGGTTTCCCTTGTCCGGGTTGCGGAATTACAAAGTCACTCGTATATATCTATGAAGGCGATATTGTGAAGAGCCTGCATTTTCACTTGTTCGGCCCGTTTGTTTTTGTACTTTGTGTTCTTGCAATAATTATTTTATCAGTTGAATTGTTTACCGGTAAAAGCTATTTCCGAACGCTTTTTTACAGTAAAAAAGTAGCTTATTTTTTAGCGGTTATCCTGGTTGTTTACCATATAATCCGACTGTATTATTTTGTTGCGGATCATACGTTCGATGATATCCTGAGACAATCAATATGGAAATAA
- a CDS encoding DUF4234 domain-containing protein — translation MEVKNTKSENWNNPPIPVFKVDPIMVLVFGIITCGLYLIYWNIKVADVLNAVAERQIISQPVAIFSGCCLPVNLYFYYIAGKDGLPKVYQRIGEPNKDQSVLLLILGFFFPMVAAMIVQSDINKLYN, via the coding sequence ATGGAAGTAAAAAACACTAAATCAGAGAATTGGAATAACCCTCCGATTCCAGTATTTAAAGTAGATCCGATCATGGTTTTGGTTTTTGGAATCATTACCTGTGGATTGTATCTTATTTATTGGAATATTAAGGTGGCAGATGTTTTAAACGCTGTAGCCGAAAGACAAATTATCTCACAACCGGTAGCTATTTTTTCAGGATGTTGTTTGCCTGTAAATCTGTATTTCTATTACATTGCCGGTAAAGACGGTTTGCCAAAAGTATATCAAAGAATCGGAGAGCCAAACAAAGATCAGTCGGTTCTTTTATTAATTTTAGGGTTTTTCTTCCCTATGGTTGCTGCAATGATTGTACAAAGTGATATCAACAAGCTATACAATTAA
- a CDS encoding GNAT family N-acyltransferase produces the protein MGLVTAKEVAKAINTDKYGFLGTFSGWLLMKVLKISTLNDIYNRNKHLNDVPFLNAILDEFQIKFEIPEEDLKRLPKDGAYITVSNHPLGGIDGILLLKLMLEKEPNFKIIANFLLHRIDPLKPYVMPVNPFENHKDAKSSVAGIKETLRHLSEGKPLGIFPAGEVSTYKDDELVVDKPWEEGAIKLIKKAQVPVVPIYFHAKNSRLFYLLSKISPTLRTAKLPSELLTQKKRVIKVRIGKPISVNEQNEYESIDTYSEFLRRKTYMLANSFESTESKLLSAPSLKLPLPKSSPKQIAHPANYEKILQEVTELRKGDYRLLQSKNYEVFLVTADKIPNVLHEIGRLREITFREVGEGTNESLDLDQYDKYYHHMFLWDEDNKQIAGAYRMGLGSDIYKKFGINGFYLHELFRFEPELYDMMSKSIEMGRAFIIKEYQQKPMPLFLLWKGIVHTTLRHPEHRYLIGGVSISNQFSDFSKSLMIEFMKSHYYDPYVAQYIHPKKEYKVKLKDADKDFVFNEAEADLNKFDKIIDEVEPGSLRLPVLIKKYIKQNARVVAFNVDPLFNNAVDGLMYIRIADLPESTVKPVMEEFQAELERKLNEKE, from the coding sequence ATGGGTTTAGTTACCGCTAAAGAAGTTGCGAAAGCAATAAACACTGACAAATACGGTTTTTTAGGAACTTTTTCAGGCTGGTTACTGATGAAGGTGCTGAAGATTTCTACGCTTAATGATATTTATAACCGAAATAAACATCTCAACGATGTCCCTTTTCTAAACGCTATTTTGGATGAATTTCAAATTAAGTTTGAAATCCCGGAAGAAGACTTGAAGCGTTTACCGAAAGACGGGGCTTATATTACCGTTTCCAATCACCCGTTAGGTGGTATAGACGGTATTTTGCTATTGAAATTAATGCTGGAAAAAGAGCCTAATTTTAAAATCATCGCTAATTTCCTATTACACCGCATTGACCCTTTAAAGCCATACGTAATGCCGGTAAATCCTTTTGAAAATCACAAGGATGCCAAATCCAGCGTAGCGGGAATTAAAGAAACATTACGTCACCTGAGCGAAGGAAAACCACTGGGAATATTTCCTGCCGGTGAAGTATCAACTTACAAAGATGACGAACTGGTAGTTGACAAACCCTGGGAAGAAGGCGCCATAAAGCTGATTAAAAAAGCACAGGTTCCGGTTGTTCCGATTTATTTCCATGCTAAAAACAGCAGATTATTTTACCTACTGTCTAAAATAAGTCCGACGCTACGTACCGCAAAACTACCTTCTGAGTTACTGACACAGAAAAAGCGCGTTATCAAAGTACGTATCGGGAAACCTATTTCGGTTAACGAACAAAACGAGTACGAATCTATTGATACTTATTCCGAGTTTTTACGCCGTAAAACCTATATGCTGGCGAACTCATTCGAAAGTACCGAAAGCAAATTGTTATCAGCTCCAAGCTTAAAACTTCCGTTACCGAAAAGTAGTCCGAAGCAAATTGCACATCCTGCTAATTACGAAAAGATCTTACAGGAAGTAACCGAATTACGCAAAGGTGATTACCGTTTACTACAAAGCAAAAACTATGAAGTATTTCTGGTAACTGCTGATAAGATTCCGAATGTACTACATGAAATCGGCCGTTTAAGAGAGATTACATTCCGGGAAGTAGGCGAAGGAACAAATGAATCTTTGGATTTAGATCAATACGACAAATATTACCACCATATGTTTCTATGGGATGAGGACAACAAGCAGATTGCAGGTGCTTATCGTATGGGACTGGGTTCGGATATCTATAAAAAATTCGGCATTAACGGGTTTTACCTACACGAGTTGTTCCGTTTCGAACCGGAATTATATGATATGATGTCCAAATCCATTGAAATGGGACGCGCCTTTATCATTAAAGAATACCAGCAAAAACCAATGCCGTTATTCCTGTTATGGAAAGGAATTGTACATACTACATTACGTCATCCGGAACATCGTTATTTAATTGGCGGTGTAAGTATCAGCAATCAGTTTTCTGACTTCTCCAAATCATTGATGATCGAGTTTATGAAGTCGCACTACTACGATCCGTATGTAGCTCAATATATTCACCCTAAAAAAGAATATAAGGTTAAACTGAAAGATGCCGATAAAGATTTTGTATTTAACGAAGCGGAAGCCGATTTGAACAAGTTCGACAAAATCATTGATGAGGTAGAACCGGGAAGTTTGCGTTTACCTGTTTTGATTAAAAAATACATCAAACAAAATGCGAGAGTGGTCGCTTTTAACGTGGATCCGCTTTTTAACAATGCTGTTGACGGTTTAATGTACATTCGCATTGCTGATTTACCGGAAAGCACCGTTAAACCGGTAATGGAAGAATTCCAGGCTGAGCTGGAACGTAAGCTAAACGAAAAAGAATAA
- a CDS encoding PQQ-dependent sugar dehydrogenase, with protein sequence MKKILLSLALLANCIAFSQTINLESFATGFSSPVEIAHSGDSRLFVVERGGSIKILNSNGTTNPTPFLSISSLISSGGERGLLGLAFHPNYSTNGYFYVNYTNTAGNTVIARYTVSGSDPNVANTGSATILLTITQPFSNHNGGSIKFGPDGYLYIGMGDGGSGGDPGNRAQNINELLGKMLRIDVNTGSPYSSPANNPYVGIAGADEIWAIGLRNPWKFSFNRNNGDLWIADVGQNAYEEINKVASTQAGLNYGWRCYEGNDVYNSTGCAAQSTMTFPIAVTSHNSGNCSITGGYVYTGTIYPNFQNKYFFTDYCSPRIGMADNSGNITYSNPFNGNSFVTFGEDMAGELYVAAINNGTIYKIKDASLGTADFNKNDFTIYPNPAKTEINIKSNGNTYPEEIVIFDTNGKQVHHQKTKNPELINVKTSHLATGLYIIHITDNTGNTATRKLSIE encoded by the coding sequence ATGAAAAAAATACTACTTAGTCTGGCATTACTTGCAAACTGTATTGCTTTTTCTCAGACGATTAATCTCGAAAGTTTTGCAACGGGTTTTTCCAGCCCGGTTGAAATAGCCCATTCCGGAGATTCCCGACTTTTTGTTGTAGAACGCGGCGGGAGTATTAAAATTCTCAACTCCAACGGAACGACTAACCCTACTCCTTTTCTGTCCATAAGCAGTTTGATAAGCTCCGGCGGAGAACGTGGCTTATTAGGTCTGGCATTTCATCCCAATTATAGCACTAACGGCTATTTTTATGTCAATTACACCAATACAGCGGGAAATACCGTTATTGCCCGTTATACTGTAAGCGGAAGCGATCCGAATGTAGCCAATACCGGAAGCGCCACTATTTTACTTACAATTACACAACCCTTTTCCAATCATAACGGCGGTTCGATAAAATTCGGTCCCGATGGTTATTTGTATATCGGTATGGGTGATGGCGGAAGCGGTGGTGATCCCGGAAACCGGGCACAAAACATTAATGAGTTGCTTGGAAAAATGCTTCGTATTGATGTTAACACCGGATCTCCTTATAGTAGCCCGGCCAATAATCCCTATGTTGGTATAGCCGGTGCCGATGAAATATGGGCCATCGGATTACGAAACCCATGGAAGTTTTCTTTTAACCGAAATAACGGTGATTTGTGGATCGCTGATGTCGGACAAAATGCTTACGAAGAGATTAACAAAGTAGCTTCTACTCAAGCCGGACTGAATTACGGTTGGCGTTGTTATGAAGGAAATGATGTTTACAATTCAACCGGATGTGCTGCGCAATCAACAATGACATTCCCGATCGCAGTTACATCACATAATTCCGGGAATTGTTCCATAACCGGCGGTTATGTTTATACCGGAACTATTTATCCGAATTTTCAAAATAAATATTTTTTCACGGATTACTGTTCTCCCAGAATCGGGATGGCTGACAACTCCGGCAATATAACCTATTCCAATCCGTTTAACGGAAACAGTTTTGTAACTTTCGGTGAAGATATGGCCGGTGAATTATACGTTGCCGCTATCAACAACGGAACGATTTATAAGATAAAAGATGCTTCATTAGGCACAGCCGATTTTAATAAAAATGATTTCACCATCTATCCTAACCCGGCCAAAACAGAGATCAACATTAAATCCAACGGTAATACATATCCGGAAGAAATTGTTATTTTCGACACAAACGGAAAACAGGTACACCATCAAAAAACAAAAAACCCGGAGCTAATTAACGTTAAAACGTCACATTTAGCCACAGGTTTATATATCATTCATATTACCGACAATACCGGCAATACTGCCACACGTAAATTGTCGATCGAGTAA
- a CDS encoding DUF4139 domain-containing protein yields the protein MKKFITVLLLIFSSFAFAQKPVFTTAKVNAVTVYFNAAEISQTANLSLPAGTHEIVIKNIANYLNENTVQIGAPSSITVLSSQFTNDYISEYDIDEGSPAIKKVRDSITIVQKELNQLNNTRSAEMKTIEMLDKNQQVSGVNSGLNVSELMKMVEYYKAKRTEISNSVDVLNEKERKLNALLTKLNSKLEINSSKEEKNATGKLVLQVMNQTAGAVTLDVSYLTNNARWSPFYDLRADNVTSPINMMYKAQIVQNTGVDWKKVKLTLSSGIPNQNNQAPVINPWFLAYQPVYAAVPQANYDRAETVKIRNKSSLAKESSSISNYTTINENQLNISFDIDIPYDILSNGKVHSVSLKEIKLPATYKYYAAPKLDKESFLLAEISDYSKYNLLRGEANIIFEGMYVGKTIINPGQTSDTLNLSMGRDKKVVITREKIADKSGTKFLSAKKEQTFTYDITIRNNKKEAIALKLEDQYPLSTDKDIEIELKQKDGAKVNSEKGLLSWELNLKPNETKKIRISYTVKYPKDKIIENL from the coding sequence ATGAAAAAGTTTATCACTGTATTACTTCTGATTTTCAGCAGTTTTGCATTTGCCCAAAAACCTGTTTTTACAACAGCCAAAGTAAATGCTGTTACTGTTTATTTTAACGCTGCGGAAATTTCTCAGACGGCCAACCTTAGCCTTCCGGCGGGAACACATGAAATTGTAATTAAAAATATCGCCAACTACCTGAACGAAAATACGGTTCAGATTGGTGCTCCGTCCAGTATTACGGTACTATCTTCTCAATTTACCAATGATTATATCAGTGAATACGATATTGATGAAGGTTCACCGGCAATTAAAAAGGTACGGGACAGTATTACAATTGTTCAAAAAGAGTTGAATCAATTAAACAACACCCGAAGTGCTGAAATGAAAACCATTGAAATGCTTGATAAAAACCAACAGGTATCCGGTGTTAATTCGGGTTTGAATGTATCGGAACTAATGAAGATGGTCGAATATTATAAAGCTAAGCGTACCGAAATCAGTAATTCAGTAGATGTTTTAAACGAAAAAGAAAGAAAACTGAACGCTCTTTTAACCAAACTGAATTCCAAGTTGGAAATAAACAGTAGTAAAGAAGAAAAAAATGCCACCGGAAAACTGGTATTACAGGTTATGAACCAAACAGCCGGAGCCGTTACACTTGATGTTTCTTATCTGACAAATAATGCACGCTGGTCTCCGTTTTATGATCTTCGTGCTGATAATGTCACTTCTCCGATTAACATGATGTATAAAGCACAAATCGTTCAAAACACCGGAGTAGACTGGAAAAAAGTAAAGTTAACGCTTTCGAGTGGTATCCCAAATCAGAACAATCAGGCTCCGGTTATAAACCCATGGTTTTTAGCTTATCAACCGGTATACGCAGCTGTTCCGCAGGCAAACTATGACCGTGCAGAAACAGTAAAAATCAGAAATAAATCTTCTCTGGCAAAAGAAAGCAGTTCTATTTCCAATTATACGACAATCAATGAAAATCAGTTAAATATTTCATTTGATATTGATATTCCGTATGATATTTTATCAAACGGCAAAGTACACAGCGTTTCATTAAAGGAAATCAAATTACCGGCCACCTATAAATATTATGCGGCTCCGAAACTGGATAAAGAATCATTCTTACTGGCCGAAATCAGCGATTACAGCAAATACAATTTGTTAAGAGGAGAAGCCAATATTATTTTTGAAGGCATGTATGTCGGTAAAACAATAATCAATCCGGGTCAGACATCCGATACGTTAAACCTCAGCATGGGACGCGACAAGAAAGTTGTTATCACACGGGAAAAAATTGCTGACAAATCCGGAACTAAATTTTTATCCGCTAAAAAAGAGCAAACCTTCACCTACGATATCACCATTCGTAATAACAAAAAAGAAGCTATTGCTTTGAAGCTGGAAGATCAATATCCGTTGAGTACAGACAAGGACATCGAAATTGAGTTGAAACAAAAGGATGGTGCTAAAGTAAATTCCGAAAAAGGATTATTAAGCTGGGAACTCAATTTAAAACCAAATGAAACTAAAAAGATACGCATCAGTTATACCGTTAAATACCCTAAAGATAAGATAATCGAAAATCTTTAG
- a CDS encoding VOC family protein, whose amino-acid sequence MEKKETKRVTGIGGFFFKCENPNEVKQWYRERLGIPVGDYGWSFTWKDEEGNDGLTQWSPFASTTKYFEPSEKQFMMNFRVENLVELLELLKAEGVTVVGEMEEYDYGKFGWILDPEGNKIELWEPK is encoded by the coding sequence ATGGAAAAAAAAGAAACAAAAAGAGTTACAGGTATTGGTGGCTTTTTCTTTAAATGTGAAAACCCGAACGAAGTAAAACAATGGTATCGCGAACGATTGGGAATCCCGGTAGGAGACTACGGTTGGTCTTTTACATGGAAGGATGAAGAAGGAAACGACGGCTTAACGCAATGGTCGCCGTTTGCAAGTACGACTAAATATTTTGAGCCTAGCGAAAAGCAGTTCATGATGAATTTCAGAGTGGAAAATCTGGTGGAATTATTGGAATTGTTAAAAGCAGAAGGAGTAACGGTTGTAGGGGAAATGGAAGAATATGATTACGGGAAATTTGGTTGGATTCTGGATCCGGAGGGAAATAAAATTGAACTTTGGGAGCCAAAATAA
- a CDS encoding exodeoxyribonuclease III — protein MKIISYNVNGIRAAITKGFLDWLKSADPDVICLQEIKATQEQVPLLDIELAGYPYHYWFPAEKKGYSGVAILSKVKPNNVVFGTGIPHMDKEGRNLRVDFDDFSVMSLYLPSGTNIDRLDHKFMYMDDFQNYINNLKKDIPNLIICGDYNICHEAIDIHDPIRNAKVSGFLPEERAWLDGFMKSGFVDSFRHFNKEPHNYSWWSYRANARANNKGWRIDYNLVSEPLRDRMKRAVILPEAKHSDHCPILVEIE, from the coding sequence ATGAAAATTATTTCTTATAATGTTAACGGAATTAGGGCGGCAATTACCAAAGGTTTTCTGGATTGGTTGAAAAGCGCCGATCCGGATGTAATCTGCCTTCAGGAAATAAAAGCAACACAAGAGCAGGTTCCGCTACTGGATATCGAATTGGCGGGTTATCCGTATCATTACTGGTTTCCGGCCGAAAAAAAAGGGTATAGCGGAGTGGCAATTTTGTCGAAAGTAAAACCGAATAATGTGGTTTTCGGAACCGGAATTCCGCATATGGATAAAGAAGGACGTAACCTTCGTGTGGATTTTGATGACTTTTCGGTAATGAGCCTGTATTTGCCATCGGGAACAAACATCGACCGATTGGATCATAAGTTTATGTATATGGATGATTTTCAGAATTATATTAATAACCTGAAAAAGGATATTCCAAATCTGATTATCTGCGGCGATTATAATATTTGTCACGAAGCGATTGATATTCACGATCCGATCCGAAATGCGAAAGTATCCGGTTTCTTACCGGAAGAACGCGCCTGGTTGGACGGATTTATGAAAAGCGGTTTTGTTGATAGTTTCCGCCATTTTAACAAAGAACCACATAATTATAGCTGGTGGAGTTATCGTGCGAATGCCAGAGCCAATAATAAGGGATGGAGAATCGATTATAATCTGGTAAGCGAACCGTTACGCGACAGAATGAAACGTGCCGTGATCTTACCGGAAGCGAAACATTCAGATCACTGTCCGATTTTAGTTGAAATTGAATAA
- a CDS encoding NADP(H)-dependent aldo-keto reductase — MKYTTLPGTDIKISTICLGTMTFGEQNTEAEAHAQLDFALDKGINFLDTAEMYPVAAREETSGRTERYIGNWLHKTGNRDKVIVATKIAGPNRGMDYLREDLRYTDKTIREAVEKSLRQLQTDYIDLYQMHWPERKSNMFGQRGFTIQDDAWEDNFKTVLETFEDLIKEGKIRHIGVSNETPWGVMRFLEESKKHDLPRIATIQNPYSLLNRTFEVGLSETCYREKVGLLAYSPLGFGTLTGKFLTGEALPNARINLFPRFSRYSSEQSQKAVKGYQEVAASFGLTLTEMALAFVQHQAFVTATIIGATNLEQLEENIKTHTVVLTDDMIREINRIQERIPNPAP; from the coding sequence ATGAAGTATACAACATTACCGGGAACGGATATTAAAATAAGTACAATATGTTTAGGGACGATGACTTTCGGAGAGCAAAATACCGAAGCAGAAGCACATGCCCAATTAGACTTTGCACTGGATAAAGGGATTAACTTTTTAGATACGGCTGAGATGTATCCGGTAGCGGCACGCGAGGAAACATCAGGAAGAACGGAACGTTACATCGGAAACTGGCTGCATAAAACAGGAAATCGGGATAAAGTGATTGTGGCAACTAAAATAGCCGGCCCTAATCGCGGAATGGACTATTTGCGGGAGGATTTGCGATATACGGATAAAACGATTCGCGAAGCTGTAGAAAAGAGCTTACGACAATTGCAAACGGATTATATCGATTTGTATCAGATGCATTGGCCGGAACGAAAATCGAATATGTTCGGACAACGCGGATTTACGATACAAGATGATGCCTGGGAGGATAATTTTAAAACGGTATTGGAAACCTTTGAAGATTTGATCAAAGAAGGTAAAATCCGACATATCGGAGTGTCTAATGAAACACCGTGGGGTGTGATGCGTTTTCTGGAAGAAAGTAAAAAGCATGATTTACCGCGAATTGCCACGATTCAGAATCCGTATTCCTTGTTAAACAGAACCTTTGAAGTTGGTTTGTCAGAAACCTGTTACCGGGAAAAAGTTGGCTTGCTGGCCTATTCTCCGTTAGGTTTCGGAACACTAACCGGAAAATTCCTTACCGGTGAAGCGCTTCCGAATGCCAGAATTAATTTGTTTCCGCGTTTTTCACGTTATTCAAGTGAGCAATCGCAAAAGGCTGTAAAAGGCTATCAGGAAGTGGCTGCTTCGTTTGGGCTGACTTTAACTGAAATGGCATTGGCTTTTGTACAACATCAGGCTTTTGTAACGGCAACGATTATCGGAGCAACGAATTTGGAACAGCTGGAAGAAAATATCAAAACGCATACTGTTGTATTAACGGATGATATGATCCGGGAAATTAATCGTATCCAGGAGCGTATTCCAAATCCGGCACCGTAA